One Littorina saxatilis isolate snail1 linkage group LG14, US_GU_Lsax_2.0, whole genome shotgun sequence genomic region harbors:
- the LOC138946660 gene encoding uncharacterized protein: MSALRVSNAAVFFAAATMMTTLMTMMMMTHVAAQFNGVEPDGPLPARCAAVSCVRPQCTPPRVLRREFNGCCPVCVFQAGSGGDPDGPLPAGCVAVSCVRPQCTPPKVLRREFNGCCPVCVFQAGPGECCDGDVVYSGTSQQQQRVCSPGFTCNTFTRTCVCRPF, encoded by the exons ATGTCAGCACTAAGGGTTTCCAATGCTGCTGTCTTCTTCGCTGCTGCGACTATGATGACGAcgctgatgacgatgatgatgatgacgcatGTTGCCGCACAATTCAACGGTGTAGAACCGGATGGTCCGTTGCCTGCCAGATGTGCCGCCGTCTCTTGCGTCAGACCGCAGTGTACCCCTCCCAGGGTTCTGAGACGAGAATTCAATGGGTGCTGTCCCGTGTGCGTCTTCCAAGCTG GGTCGGGAGGAGACCCGGATGGTCCGTTGCCTGCCGGATGTGTCGCCGTCTCTTGCGTCAGACCGCAGTGTACCCCTCCCAAGGTTCTGAGACGAGAATTCAATGGGTGCTGTCCCGTGTGCGTCTTCCAAGCTG GACCAGGTGAATGCTGTGATGGCGATGTTGTTTATTCGGGCAcaagccaacaacaacaacgtgtcTGCAGTCCGGGCTTCACCTGcaacacattcacacgcaccTGCGTCTGTCGGCCATTTTGA
- the LOC138946538 gene encoding uncharacterized protein, with amino-acid sequence MEYLFTGLLTLTANHYLLQNHVVLSQNAIITCDHPTLQPAALTYNEETNEHLLSLQNVNEGKCRYYCEISAQCFGLLHFTDTDRCILFNEDQVRRGPKISNTTSYVQRCSEPETTSTRPPSTLAPMSTPSETDGGSTQPEGQDSGPGGQDSGPGGQDSGPGGQDSGPGGQDSGPIQGNRGRSSRSAPSSHHPADVWLYMYGGVSGIAGLLLLFFAIVVHRSTRKNILSDGNPEGHRTFNIQIPDFFLPNRKTQKKKKKGGRGKSGGSTDSEDAASEVGTAFSTATSAVPTAVNAAAKAVGGAVYKVKSQDEWDEDQKAYMVRDAGGRSYVIQSEEPTEDDVSSASYQSGESEATDLTEVSEVSE; translated from the exons ATGGAGTATTTGTTTACAGGGCTACTTACACTGACTGCAAATCATTACCTGCTTCAAAATCATG TGGTCCTGTCGCAGAATGCCATCATCACGTGCGACCACCCCACGCTGCAGCCGGCTGCACTGACATACAACGAGGAGACCAATGAACACCTCCTGTCATTGCAAAATGTCAACGAGGGCAAATGCCGTTACTACTGCGAAATTAGCGCCCAATGCTTCGGTCTGCTGCATTTCACCGACACGGATCGGTGCATTCTCTTCAATGAGGACCAGGTAAGGAGAGGGCCGAAGATCTCCAACACCACGTCTTATGTCCAGCGGTGCAGTGAACCCGAAACTA CATCGACGAGACCTCCTTCTACGTTGGCTCCGATGTCCACTCCTTCGGAAACAGACGGGGGCAGTACACAACCTGAAGGGCAAGATTCTGGTCCTGGAGGGCAAGATTCTGGTCCTGGAGGGCAAGATTCTGGTCCTGGAGGGCAAGATTCTGGTCCTGGAGGGCAAGATTCTGGTCCCATCCAAGGAAACAGGG GTAGAAGCTCCCGGTCAGCCCCTTCTTCACATCACCCTG CGGACGTGTGGCTGTACATGTATGGGGGAGTGTCGGGTATCGCTGGTTTACTACTGCTGTTCTTCGCAATTGTGGTTCACAGGTCTACACGAAAGAACATTCTTTCAG ATGGCAACCCAGAAGGGCACAGGACCTTCAACATCCAGATTCCGGACTTCTTTTTGCCCAACCGcaagacacaaaaaaagaagaagaaaggagggaggggaAAGAGCGGCGGCTCAACAGACTCCGAAGACGCGGCTTCCGAGGTCGGTACGGCATTCAGCACAGCCACCAGCGCCGTACCCACAGCGGTCAACGCAGCGGCCAAAGCTGTGGGAGGAGCAGTCTACAAGGTCAAGTCTCAAGATGAGTGGGACGAGGATCAGAAAGCCTACATGGTCAGAGACGCGGGAGGGAGGTCCTACGTGATCCAGTCGGAAGAACCAACGGAAGACGACGTGTCCTCAGCCTCGTACCAATCCGGGGAATCCGAGGCAACTGACCTCACTGAAGTGTCCGAAGTGTCCGAATGA